The DNA segment GATTCGGTAAAGGCGATAAATTATCTGTGGCTGGTGCAAAACTAGCTGTGACTTTCACATATCCCGAAACTATTCCCAGAGGATGTTTCACAAAAGCCAAGTTGAAAAATAGTGTATTGGTAACATCAATTACCTGATAAACTTCACCCAACTGTAATCCTAATGGTAGGGAATCTAAAGAACGGATTTCTCTAGCTGTCGAGTATAGCAATTTCCAAGCACCATTGAGTAGAGAAATAGCATTTAAGAGTGGTTGGGGATGAGGATTAGAATTTTCTAGTTCCGTGGTTAATTGGGCGATTTCTGCGGCTGAGGTTTTGTCTAGCTTCAAATCTGTGAGAGGAGAACTGAGATTGCTTTTAGTTTGCATCTCCTCTAGGGAAGCCTGTAATTTTTGCTTTAATGAAAGTGGATTATTCAAGGTTAAAATATTTTCCGACCATAACGTGCATTTAAAGGATGAGCCGGATTACTTTGATTATACAACCAAGCCCACATCTGATCACCAAAGGAAAAATGCCACCATTCTCTAGGGTTGCGTTGGAATCCAGCTTTTAACATGACATCATGTAATAATTGCCGATGAGCGTGATATTGTGGTGCATCTGGGTGGTCACTATTGGCATAATAATGGGGATGCGATCGCTCTGACAATTCATCAATGGGCGAACCCATATCAACTATTTCCCCAGCATCATTTACCAAAGTCACATCTACAGCAGCACCCGTACTGTGGGGAGGGGGAGTTTTTTCATCCCAACTGGGTACAGCCCAAATTTCATAAACTGACTCCCAAATCTCTTGGCGTTGCTTGGGTGATAACTCCGCTTCAGTCAAACCCTGCTGTTCTAACGCTTGGGCAAAACTGTAATCTACCATAAACTGTTGTACAGCCACAGGGCGATAAGCATCAAAAATTTGGATATACCAATGAGGATGCAGTTCTTGTAGGTAATTTTGGGCTTGAATTAAATTTTTTACCACACTGTCGCGCAAATAATAAGGTGAATATTCCCCATATTTCGCACCGAGTTTTGCATAAGGATGGGGAGATTCTACTGCAAATAATTCCAAAGGAATCTGGACTAACAGTTCACCACATTCGACGATAGGTGTTTGGTGATAAGGCCTCATAAGTTTCGAGCAAATTTATATAATAATCATACCCCCCTCTCCTTAATAAGGAGAGGGGCTGGGGGTGAGGTTCTTAAATCTCGTATATACTGAGCAATACTTTCTAAAACACCAGACAAATTCCCATAAACATCATTATTAGTAAATCTAATAAACTTAATTCCTACTGATTCCATAAACTCTTGTTTTGCCTGATCATATTCAGCAGCGCCATCTTGAAAATGACTATCACCATCAATTTCTATAGCTAATTTCAACTCGGCGCTGTAAAAATCTATAACAAACCTATCCACACTATATTGTCTGCGAAACTTGCAGTTTTCCAATTGTCTATCTCTAATGTTATGCCAAATAACTTTCTCAGCTTTGGTGATATTTTGGCGTAACACTCGCCTTTTTTCTAGTTCACTATTTTTGTTATAAAGTTTATTCATTTGAACTTGAGTATTTTAAAAGTGGTATAAATTCCAGTCCCCTCTCCTTGTGAAGGAGAAAGGGTATGATTACGCGCTAAATTATTTTAAAAGTGGTATAAACTCCAGTCCCCTCTCCTTACTAAGGAGAGGGTTAGGGGGAGGTTCTTGACTTTATATTACCTTTCAAAGAACCTCACCCCCAGCCCCTCTCCTTGTGAAGGAGAGGGGGGTATGATTACGCGCTAAAGTATTTCGCTACCGGGTGATAAGCAATAATCGCTGTTGTAGACTGTTCTGGATAAATTTGCTCACTTTCATCCATATACAGATTAATTCTGTCAGCCCCCAACAAATCTAACTGCTTGTACTGGTCTTGAATATTCGGACAAGCCGGATAGCCAAAACTATACCGTGAACCTTGATAACGCTGTGCCAAAATATCCCGAATATTATCCGGTTCATCAGCACCAAAACCCAACTCCCGGCGAATCCTGGCGTGAGTCCACTCTGCTAACGCCTCAGCTACCTGCACAGCCAAACCGTGGAAATACAGATAATCAGTGTATAGATTATCAGCAAACAACTTTTGAGCAAACTCCGTGGCAATATTCCCCACAGTCACCGCCTGCATCGGGAACACATCAATCACCCCCGAATCCTTCGGCGCAAAGTAATCTGCAATACACAGCCGCCTCAAAGACCTCTGTCGGGGAAACTCAAAACTTGCTCTTACCTTTGCGTTCTCTGCGCCTCTGTGGTTAGGATCATAAACATACAAAGTATTCCCCTCAGACTGACAGGGAAAATACCCATAAACCACCTGCGGATGTAACAGATTCTCCTCAATTACCCTTTGCTTCCAACCCTCCAAAATCGGATGCACCGTCTCAGCCAAAAAAGCCTGATATTCCTCCTTAGACTGTTCCTTCGGCTTGCGGAATTGCCATTGTCCAGCAATCAAAGCCTGCAAATCCAAATGCCAAAGTATTTCCTCAATGGGAATATCGTCAGGCGTTAATAACTGACTTCCCCAGAAAGGCGGCGTAGGACGTTGAATATCTATCGCCACAGCTTCAGAACGGCGGGTATCTGGGGGGAGTGGGGAGTGGGGAGTGGGGAGTGGGGCTTCTTCTGTAATCACTTCGCTGGTAATTTCGGCTTCATCTGTGACGACTTCATCCAAAAATCCCTGGAAATCATCCCAGTTATTACCAGCCTTAGCTGGCATTAATTTATCCATGAAGTGTAAATCAGAAAAAGCATCTTTACCATAAACCACCTTACCTTTATAGGTGTTTTGGCAATCTTGATGCACAAACTTAGGAGTTAACGCTGCACCACCTAGAATTACAGGAACGGTAATTCCTTTTTCGTTAAACGCTTGCAAATTGTCCTTCATAAAAGCAGTGGACTTCACCAACAACCCACTCATGGCAATACAATCAGCTTTATGCTCTTCGTAAGCTTGGATGATATTTTCCACCGGCTGCTTAATGCCGAGATTAATTACCCTATAGCCGTTGTTAGTTAAGATAATATCCACCAAGTTTTTACCAATGTCATGGACATCACCCTTAACCGTGGCAATGATAAAGGTTCCTTTGCCATTGCTATCAGTTTCTGACTTTTCCATGAATGGTTCTAAATATGCAACCGCCGTTTTCATGGTTTCCGCAGACTGCAATACAAAGGGTAGTTGCATTTGTCCGGAACCGAATAATTCCCCAACCACTTTCATCCCATCCAGAAGAAATGTGTTTATAATCTGTAAGGGCGGATATTGTTCTAAAGCTTGTGTCAGGAGTTTCTCTAAACCAATGCGTTCGCCGTCGATGATATGACGTTTGAGGCGTTCTTCTAGGGGGAGACTTTCATCAACACCTTTGTCGCGTTTAGTTGTTACCCCTTCAAATAAAGTGGTAAGTTCTCCTAAAGGATCATAAACGCAGACATCACCATCAAATTTTCGTCGGTCATAAATCAAATCGAGACAAACTTTTTGATGCTTGTCTTCAATTTTAGATAACGGTAAAATTTTGTTAGGGCTGACAATGGCGGCATCCATTCCGGCTTGCATGGCTTCATGCAAAAACATTGAGTTGAGGACAACTCTGGATGCAGGATTTAAACCAAAGGAAATATTCGATATCCCCAAGATTACATGACAACCGGGTAATTCTTGGCGAATCCGCCGAATTGACTCAACGGTGGCTTTACCATTAGCTCGGTCTTCTTCAATCCCAGTAGAAATTGGTAGAGCTAAAGTATCAAAGAATATTTCTGTGGGCGGGATACCATGTTCTACAGCTTGACGATAGGCGCGTTGGGCAATTTGAAACTTTCTCTCGGCTGTCCGTGCCATCCCATCTTCGTCTATAGTACCAATGACTATACCCGCGCCGTGTGTTTTCGCTAAGTCCAAGACTTTCAGAAAACGTGGTTCGCCGTCTTCGTAATTGGTAGAGTTGAGCAAACACTTACCGCCGGCTACCTTTAAACCCGCCTCCATTTTTTCCCATTCTGTGGAGTCCAGCATTAACGGCAGTGTGACATTATTGACGATGCGCGAAACCAGTTCGTGCATATCATGTACACCGTTACGTCCCACATAATCGACGTTGACATCTAGGATATGTGCGCCTTCTTTGACTTGCGCCCTGGCCATTGATACCAAGCCGTCCCAGTCTTCTGCATTCAGCAAATCACGGCACTTTTTGGAACCACTGGCGTTGAGACGTTCACCGACGATTAAGAAGGAGTTATCTTGGTCGTAAGGCTGAGTGGAATAAATTGATGCTGCGGCTGGTTCTAAACTATGCTGTCTGATTTTTGGCTTCAGCGTTTTGGCAAGTTCTGCTAATTGTTGAATGTGTTCTGGACGTGTCCCACAGCAACCCCCAATCACTTGGACACCCAAATCTTCAACAAAATGCATTAAAGACATCCGCAATTCCATTGGAGTCAAGCGGTAATGTGCTTGTCCGCCGACGTTCTCTGGTAAACCTGCGTTGGGAATACAAGAGACAATGAATGGTGAATGTTCGGACAGATATTTGATATGCGGTTTCATCAAGTCTGGGCCTGTGGCACAGTTTAAACCAAGGATATCTATGGGATATGGGGCTAATATTGTCAGGACAGCGCTGATTTCTGAACCGACAAGCATTGTTCCCATGCTTTCCATCGTTACAGATACCATTAATGGGCGACGTTCCCCTTTTTTGGCAAAAACTTCTTCTATACCATTCAATGCGGCTTTGATTTGCAGCACGTCTTGGCAAGTTTCTACGAGGAATAAATCCACACCGCCATCAAATAGGGCTTCGGCTTGTTCGGCGAAGTTGGCTTTGAGGGTGTCAAAGTCAATGTGTCCCAAGGTGGGAAGTTTGGTTGTGGGACCCAGGGAACCGGCGACAAATCTCGGTTTTTCTGGGGTAGAAAATTCGGCGGCGACGCGCTTGGCTATTTCTACGGCTGTTTTGTTGAGATAATAGGTTTGGTCTGCTAGGTCATATTCTGCTAAGACTATGGATGTTGCGCCGAAGGTGTCTGTTTCGATGACATCAGCACCGGCGGCGAGAAAGTTGCGGTGAACTGTGGCAACGGCTTCGGGGTTGGTGTGGACGAGGTATTCGTTACAACCTTCGTATTGTGGACCTCCGAAATCTTCCGCTGTGAGGTTTTGCGTTTGTAGATTGGTTCCCATTGCACCGTCAAAGACGAGGACTGGGCGATTTGGACTATGTAAATGTTCTAGGAACGGATGAGTCATATTTTCCTACATCGGTCTTGTAGTTTTCTATTTTATTATTTTCCCAAATTGTCTGCTTTTTATGAGGGTTTGGTGGATTTGTTGCACGCAGAGGCGCAGAGGCGCGGAGAAGAGGAGTTGAGAAGAGATTATTTGAATATTAAATCTAAGCGCTGTTGGGTGATTTTTAGGGCTTGTTCTGGGGTGTTTTGACTGAGTAATACTGATTCTATGGCTCGACCTAAGCTGTCGGATATGCGATTATAACCGGGAAAGATGGGACGCGATCGCCCGTGTTCGGCTTGGTCTAAAAATACTTGCACGGGTGGCAATTTCTTGACAAATTCTCGATATTGTGGGTCTTGGCGAGATTTCAAGTTAATTGGTAAGTAGCCTGTTCCTAATGCTAGTTCTGTCTGAAATTCTGCACTCATGGCATACTCGGCAAAGGTGAAGGCTGCTTGTTCTCTTTCTGGTGTGGTTTTGAATAAGAATAAGTTTTCACCGCCGACGCTGGTAGCGGGTTCTTGATTCACGGGAATGGGGAATACGCCGAAGTCTACGCCACTGGTGGTAAATTCTCCTAGACTCCAGGGGCCTGTGACTTGCATGGCGACGTTACCGGCGATTAAGTCACCTGTTTCATAGCCTCTTTCGGGACTGGATAAAATAGCGGAACCATCGTCAATCAG comes from the Nodularia sp. NIES-3585 genome and includes:
- a CDS encoding PAP/fibrillin family protein: MNNPLSLKQKLQASLEEMQTKSNLSSPLTDLKLDKTSAAEIAQLTTELENSNPHPQPLLNAISLLNGAWKLLYSTAREIRSLDSLPLGLQLGEVYQVIDVTNTLFFNLAFVKHPLGIVSGYVKVTASFAPATDNLSPLPNQRINVNFDKRYLSIQKIFGFDTPQLNPFKVVPANNPQGRVPTLDITYLDESFRIGRGGDGSLFILSKADDLPENFTHLED
- a CDS encoding M15 family metallopeptidase, which gives rise to MRPYHQTPIVECGELLVQIPLELFAVESPHPYAKLGAKYGEYSPYYLRDSVVKNLIQAQNYLQELHPHWYIQIFDAYRPVAVQQFMVDYSFAQALEQQGLTEAELSPKQRQEIWESVYEIWAVPSWDEKTPPPHSTGAAVDVTLVNDAGEIVDMGSPIDELSERSHPHYYANSDHPDAPQYHAHRQLLHDVMLKAGFQRNPREWWHFSFGDQMWAWLYNQSNPAHPLNARYGRKIF
- a CDS encoding endonuclease domain-containing protein encodes the protein MNKLYNKNSELEKRRVLRQNITKAEKVIWHNIRDRQLENCKFRRQYSVDRFVIDFYSAELKLAIEIDGDSHFQDGAAEYDQAKQEFMESVGIKFIRFTNNDVYGNLSGVLESIAQYIRDLRTSPPAPLLIKERGV
- the metH gene encoding methionine synthase produces the protein MTHPFLEHLHSPNRPVLVFDGAMGTNLQTQNLTAEDFGGPQYEGCNEYLVHTNPEAVATVHRNFLAAGADVIETDTFGATSIVLAEYDLADQTYYLNKTAVEIAKRVAAEFSTPEKPRFVAGSLGPTTKLPTLGHIDFDTLKANFAEQAEALFDGGVDLFLVETCQDVLQIKAALNGIEEVFAKKGERRPLMVSVTMESMGTMLVGSEISAVLTILAPYPIDILGLNCATGPDLMKPHIKYLSEHSPFIVSCIPNAGLPENVGGQAHYRLTPMELRMSLMHFVEDLGVQVIGGCCGTRPEHIQQLAELAKTLKPKIRQHSLEPAAASIYSTQPYDQDNSFLIVGERLNASGSKKCRDLLNAEDWDGLVSMARAQVKEGAHILDVNVDYVGRNGVHDMHELVSRIVNNVTLPLMLDSTEWEKMEAGLKVAGGKCLLNSTNYEDGEPRFLKVLDLAKTHGAGIVIGTIDEDGMARTAERKFQIAQRAYRQAVEHGIPPTEIFFDTLALPISTGIEEDRANGKATVESIRRIRQELPGCHVILGISNISFGLNPASRVVLNSMFLHEAMQAGMDAAIVSPNKILPLSKIEDKHQKVCLDLIYDRRKFDGDVCVYDPLGELTTLFEGVTTKRDKGVDESLPLEERLKRHIIDGERIGLEKLLTQALEQYPPLQIINTFLLDGMKVVGELFGSGQMQLPFVLQSAETMKTAVAYLEPFMEKSETDSNGKGTFIIATVKGDVHDIGKNLVDIILTNNGYRVINLGIKQPVENIIQAYEEHKADCIAMSGLLVKSTAFMKDNLQAFNEKGITVPVILGGAALTPKFVHQDCQNTYKGKVVYGKDAFSDLHFMDKLMPAKAGNNWDDFQGFLDEVVTDEAEITSEVITEEAPLPTPHSPLPPDTRRSEAVAIDIQRPTPPFWGSQLLTPDDIPIEEILWHLDLQALIAGQWQFRKPKEQSKEEYQAFLAETVHPILEGWKQRVIEENLLHPQVVYGYFPCQSEGNTLYVYDPNHRGAENAKVRASFEFPRQRSLRRLCIADYFAPKDSGVIDVFPMQAVTVGNIATEFAQKLFADNLYTDYLYFHGLAVQVAEALAEWTHARIRRELGFGADEPDNIRDILAQRYQGSRYSFGYPACPNIQDQYKQLDLLGADRINLYMDESEQIYPEQSTTAIIAYHPVAKYFSA